Proteins encoded by one window of Agrobacterium vitis:
- a CDS encoding sugar phosphate isomerase/epimerase family protein has protein sequence MSNPAKSIRIGTMISGNNGDAATRIREIAGLGFESFEPFFWQTTKGQNLAELGKRCVDAIGDRDITISTLGMFGNPLEETDIDFETLEGWKQCIDNAHHFGATCVAGFTGRLRGKVLTDSLPRYREIWSELAKRAADKGIRIAFENCAMDGNWQSGDWNIAHNPDAWELMFNETPDDNIGLEWEPCHQMVYLIDPLPQIRKWASKIFHVHGKDATIRWDVIREHGIFGKEPFVFMRTPGFGDSNWTNVISELRLAGYSGAIDIEGWHDPVYRDALEMTGQVHALNHLKQARGGDFIDETAVYGGGDPTLK, from the coding sequence CAATAACGGCGATGCCGCCACCCGCATCCGGGAAATCGCCGGTCTTGGCTTTGAAAGTTTCGAGCCGTTTTTCTGGCAGACGACCAAGGGCCAGAACCTTGCCGAACTCGGCAAGCGCTGCGTCGATGCCATCGGCGACCGGGACATCACCATTTCGACGCTCGGCATGTTCGGCAATCCGCTTGAGGAAACCGACATCGACTTTGAGACGCTGGAGGGCTGGAAACAATGCATCGATAATGCCCATCATTTCGGTGCTACTTGCGTTGCCGGCTTTACCGGGCGGCTGCGAGGTAAGGTATTGACGGACAGCCTGCCACGCTACCGCGAAATTTGGAGCGAACTGGCCAAGCGCGCTGCCGACAAGGGCATTCGCATCGCCTTTGAAAACTGCGCCATGGACGGCAACTGGCAGAGCGGAGACTGGAATATTGCCCATAACCCCGATGCCTGGGAGTTGATGTTCAACGAGACCCCGGATGACAATATCGGCCTTGAATGGGAACCCTGCCATCAGATGGTCTACCTGATCGATCCCCTGCCGCAGATCCGCAAATGGGCATCCAAGATCTTCCACGTGCACGGCAAGGATGCCACCATTCGCTGGGATGTCATTCGTGAACACGGCATTTTCGGCAAGGAGCCGTTCGTGTTCATGCGCACACCGGGCTTCGGCGACAGCAATTGGACCAATGTGATCAGCGAGTTGCGCCTTGCCGGCTATAGCGGCGCGATCGATATCGAAGGCTGGCATGATCCCGTCTATCGCGACGCTTTGGAAATGACCGGCCAGGTCCATGCCCTCAACCATCTGAAGCAGGCGCGTGGCGGCGATTTTATCGACGAAACCGCCGTCTATGGCGGGGGAGACCCAACGCTGAAATAG